A genomic stretch from Erigeron canadensis isolate Cc75 chromosome 9, C_canadensis_v1, whole genome shotgun sequence includes:
- the LOC122582785 gene encoding sister chromatid cohesion protein SCC4, whose product MEGVAEGLWELAEMFERKGEIGKSIKCLEGICQSNVSFLPVVEVKTRLRIATLLLKHSNNVNHAKSHLERSQLLLKSIPSCFELKCRAYSLLSQCYHLIGAVSSQKQLLNKGLELTATFGEGFSGKLWSCNFNSQLANALIIEGDYQGSVSALEQGYVFASEMYYPELQMFFATSVLHVHLMQWEDGSLVEGAVSRCNDVWESIDPDRKDQCLGLFFYNELLHIFYLLRICDYKNAGQHVDKLDEAMKTDLEKIQQARELTKELNIVNEGLSQADLPYRDRATLSSRRIQLEGEISNFIGPNSIGQEVLEPAYFGNVKRELGDKLELAPPPIDGEWLPKSAIYSLVDLMVVIFGRPKGLFKECGKRIQCGLNTIQAELVKYGITDGTTEVDLQHSAIWMAGVYLMILMQFLENKVAMELTRADFVEAQEILLEMRGWFNRFPTILQACESIIEMLRGQYAHCVACYDEAAFHFVEAAKLTESKSAQAICHVYAAVSYICIGDPDSYAKALELVGPIYRIIDSFVGVREKTTALFAYGFILMRQENLQEARVRLASGLQTTHTTLGNLQLVSQYLTVLGNLALALHDTSQAREILRSSLTLAKKLYDIPTQIWVLSNLTALYEQVGEKENEMNNRDYEKKKADELQKRLTKAHASRHHRELIEKTKFQVQRINEIDIKRAFAGPSVRVDLDIPESVGLSSSASRPSSRLMDVDLKRGTRKR is encoded by the exons atGGAGGGAGTAGCAGAAGGATTGTGGGAATTAGCAGAaatgtttgaaaggaaaggagAAATAGGGAAATCAATCAAGTGTTTGGAAGGAATATGTCAAAGCAATGTTAGTTTTCTCCCAGTTGTTGAAGTCAAAACGAGGCTCAGAATTGCTACTTTGCTTCTTAAACATTCTAATAATGTTAATCATGCTAAATCTCACCTTGAACGCTCT CAACTACTCTTGAAGTCAATCCCCTCGTGCTTTGAGTTAAAGTGCAGAGCTTATAGCTTACTGAGTCAATGTTACCATCTTATTGGAGCTGTCTCTTCTCAAAAGCAGCTATTAAACAAGGGATTGGAACTTACTGCAACATTTGGGGAAGG GTTTTCTGGGAAATTATGGTCATGCAACTTCAATTCCCAACTTGCTAATGCTCTCATCATAGAGGGAGATTATCAGGGTTCAGTATCTGCTTTGGAACAGGGTTATGTTTTTGCAAGTGAGATGTACTATCCAGAATTACAG ATGTTTTTTGCAACTTCAGTACTGCATGTACACCTCATGCAATGGGAGGACGGAAGCTTAGTTGAAGGTGCTGTAAGTAGATGCAATGATGTTTGGGAGTCTATTGATCCAGACAGA AAAGACCAATGCCTTGGTTTATTCTTCTACAACGAGTTGCTCCACATATTTTATCTTCTCCGTATATGTGACTACAAGAATGCTGGTCAACACGTTGATAAATTGGACGAAGCTATGAAGACTGACTTAGAAAAGATTCAACAGGCGCGGGAGCTCACAAAGGAACTCAATATAGTCAATGAAGGTCTCTCACAAGCTGATCTACCCTACAGAGATAGGGCTACTCTCAGCTCTAGACGAATTCAACTTGAAGGAGAAATCAGTAATTTTATTGGCCCAAACTCTATTGGTCAAGAAGTGCTAGAACCTGCGTACTTTGGTAATGTGAAACGAGAGTTAGGTGACAAGCTTGAGTTAGCACCTCCTCCCATTGATGGAGAGTGGCTACCCAAAAGTGCTATATATTCACTAGTTGATCTTATGGTTGTTATTTTTGGTCGCCCAAAGGGACTTTTCAAGGAGTGTGGAAAGAGAATTCAGTGTGGACTAAATACTATTCAAG CGGAGCTGGTGAAATATGGAATTACTGATGGTACCACAG AGGTGGATTTGCAACACTCTGCAATTTGGATGGCTGGCGTGTACTTGATGATATTAATGCAGTTTCTTGAGAATAAAGTAGCCATGGAACTAACTCGTGCTGATTTTGTTGAAGCACAAGAG ATATTATTGGAGATGAGGGGTTGGTTTAACCGTTTCCCCACAATTTTACAAGCTTGTGAAAGCATTATTGAGATGCTTAGAGGGCAATATGCCCATTGTGTCGCTTGTTATGATGAAGCTGCTTTTCATTTTGTTGAGGCAGCAAAG CTGACTGAGAGCAAATCTGCACAAGCCATCTGTCACGTTTATGCAGCTGTGTCTTACATATGCATTGGTGATCCAGATTCCTATGCAAAG GCTTTGGAGTTGGTTGGACCAATTTATAGAATAATCGATTCTTTTGTTGGAGTTCGAGAAAAAACTACTGCTCTTTTTGCATATGGATTTATTTTAATGAGGCAGGAGAATCTACAAGAAGCACG GGTTCGATTGGCAAGTGGGTTGCAGACAACTCATACAACTCTTGGCAATCTTCAACTAGTGTCGCAGTATCTAACGGTGCTTGGCAATCTGGCACTAGCTCTTCATGATACGAGTCAAGCCCGAGAAATTTTGAGGTCTTCCCTTACGTTAGCAAAGAAGCTTTATGATATTCCCACTCAGATTTGGGTCTTATCAAACCTGACTG CATTATATGAGCAAGTAGGTGAAAAGgagaatgaaatgaataatcgtgattatgaaaagaaaaaggcagATGAGCTGCAAAAAAGACTCACTAAGGCACATGCATCCCGTCATCACCGTGAACTT ATTGAGAAGACAAAATTCCAAGTTCAAAgaataaatgaaattgatatcaAGCGAGCATTTGCTGGGCCATCCGTGAGAGTGGATCTCGACATACCTGAATCCGTTGGATTGTCATCATCCGCTTCCAGACCTTCATCAAGGCTCATGGATGTAGATCTCAAACGTGGGACCCGCAAACGATAG
- the LOC122581658 gene encoding uncharacterized protein LOC122581658 — MSGMMKSVGASAVVNIPTAAAAAAAATTTTQLHHSAQCFPFLSFPQHLPKLTANCVSWRRTSSVRTSVAAANSSDTVEKEAESKKTYHFVVANAKFMLDDEEHFQEQLFERARLFKERNMEQDFWLVIEPKFLDKFPDITKRLKRPAVALVSTNGTWIKFMKLRLDRVLLESFEAESLEEALDSNPANLEFEKPKNWVAPYPKYEYGWWEDFLLSTAQKQQV, encoded by the exons ATGAGTGGAATGATGAAATCTGTGGGTGCTTCGGCGGTGGTGAACATCCCCActgccgccgccgccgccgccgccgccaccacaaCAACCCAGCTCCATCACTCCGCACAATGCTTCCCATTTCTGTCATTTCCACAACATTTGCCCAAACTCACTGCTAACTGTGTCAGCTGGAGAAGGACCAGCTCGGTCCGGACATCCGTTGCTGCTGCGAATTCTTCGGATACTGTCGAGAAG GAAGCGGAAAGTAAGAAGACATACCATTTTGTGGTTGCAAATGCAAAATTCATGTTGGATGATGAAGAACATTTTCAAGAGCAGTTATTCGAAAGGGCCCGTCTTTTCAAAGAGAGGAATATGGAGCAGGATTTTTGGCTCGTGATCGAACCAAAGTTTTTAGATAAGTTCCCTGACATTACTAAGAGACTCAAGAGACCTGCGGTTGCTTTGGTGTCTACCAACGGTACATGGATCAA GTTTATGAAGTTGAGACTAGACCGAGTTTTGTTAGAAAGTTTTGAAGCAGAAAGTCTCGAAGAAGCATTGGACTCAAATCCTGCTAACCTAGAGTTCGAGAAACCTAAAAATTGGGTAGCACCATACCCCAAATACGAGTATGGTTGGTGGGAGGATTTCCTGTTATCAACTGCTCAGAAGCAACAAGTATGA
- the LOC122582601 gene encoding ATP-dependent DNA helicase RecQ-like, with protein sequence MKAESTLKEYFGFSTFRPYQKEIIEKILEGKDSLVVMATGSGKSLCYQVPPLIANKTAIVISPLLSLMQDQVMSMKQRGIKAEHLSSAQTDTTAQKKAESGQYDILYMTPEKACVFPNSFWSRLLNTGICLVAVDEAHCISEWGHDFRVEYKQLYKLRDVLQNVPFVGLTATATDKVRKDIIDSLRMKDPHVFIGSFDRKNLFYGVKSINRGALFVDELVAQISKYEADGGSTIVYCTTVKDVQEITKALRGAGIKAGMYHGQLGNRDREESHRSFIMDELNVMVATIAFGMGIDKPDIRHVIHYGCPKSLESYYQESGRCGRDGISSDCWLYFSRGDFGKAEFYCAEASSVKQKKAIMDSFMAAQQYCMQATCRRKVLLEYFGETFSSNNCGNCDNCTNSQQAKSDMSREAFLLMGCIRACGGNWGLNLPIDVLRGSRAKKITANQFDNLPYHGLGKDFSANWWKDLGFQLISHGYLVETAKDTYRTVSVNAEGANFLRSCRPDHQPPLLLPIISESGGHGDSAAGSGPDGLSQAEAELYKMLLEERMKLARSAGTAPYAICGDLTLKKIAATRPSNKARLANIDGVNQHLVTRYGDHLLLSMQKFSKQLDLSLDGVAAIEVTQAYMRPKQPKDLPPAKYGAWKMWQEDGLSAEEIANFPGRSAPIKVQTALGYVLDAAREGCFVDWPRLFKEIGLTQEIVALIQAAILKVGSNDKLKPIKDVLPEEVDYTHIKAWLTMHELGMSAEAISSSTKHSEPNSNGTEELSDRPNVTNQEPCGKTEVILLSEDSPRKRQKVETPLHVDHPLEVTEVSLSDWLQNFENGVALSDILKHFNGSKEMAVVDLLNYMEGEFIIYKKNNLYKLL encoded by the exons ATGAAGGCAGAATCTACTCTCAAG GAATATTTCGGGTTTTCGACATTTCGGCCGTATCAAAAGGAGATAATCGAGAAGATATTGGAAGGAAAAGACAGTTTGGTTGTTATGGCTACCGGTAGCGGCAAGTCGTTATG CTATCAGGTGCCTCCGTTGATTGCAAATAAAACTGCTATAGTTATAAGTCCGCTTCTATCTTTGATGCAAGATCAG GTTATGTCTATGAAACAAAGGGGCATTAAAGCTGAGCATCTATCTTCTGCTCAGACTGACACAACTGCACAAAAGAAAGCTGAGAGTGGTCAGTATGACATTCTATACATGACTCCTGAGAAGGCTTGCGTTTTTCCTAACAG CTTTTGGTCGAGATTGCTTAACACGGGAATCTGTCTAGTGGCAGTTGATGAAGCGCACTGCATCTCGGAGTGGGGCCATGATTTTCG TGTGGAGTACAAACAGTTGTACAAGCTGCGAGATGTCTTACAAAATGTTCCATTTGTTGGATTGACAGCAACAGCCACAGATAA GGTCCGAAAGGACATAATTGATTCACTGAGAATGAAAGACCCTCATGTTTTTATTGGATCATTTGATCGTAAAAACCTCTTCTATGGTGTGAAATCTATTAACCGTGGGGCTTTATTTGTGGATGAGCTTGTGGCACAAATTTCTAAATATGAGGCAGACGGTGGGTCGACTATTGTATACTGTACAACTGTAAAAGATGTCCAAGAG ATTACCAAAGCACTCCGTGGGGCTGGAATCAAGGCTGGAATGTATCATGGTCAATTGGGTAACAGGGATCGTGAAGAGTCACACAG ATCTTTCATAATGGACGAGCTCAATGTCATGGTTGCAACTATTGCTTTTGGAATGGGTATTGATAAGCCGGACATAAGGCATGTGATCCACTATGGGTGCCCTAAGAGTTTGGAATCTTACTATCAAGAAAGTGGGAGATGTGGTCGAGACGGTATTTCTTCTGATTGCTGGCTATACTTTTCAAGAGGTGACTTTGGAAAAGCTGAGTTTTATTGCGCGGAAGCAAGCTCG GTGAAACAGAAGAAAGCTATTATGGATTCATTCATGGCTGCTCAACAATATTGCATGCAGGCAACTTGCAGAAGAAAAGTTTTGCTGGAGTACTTTGGGGAAACATTTTCTTCCAATAATTGTG GAAATTGCGATAATTGCACCAACTCTCAACAGGCGAAGAGTGATATGTCCAGAGAAGCATTTCTTTTGATGGGTTGTATCCGAGCTTGTGGTGGAAACTGGGGTCTTAACTTGCCTATAGATGTCCTTCGAGGTTCTCGT GCCAAAAAGATTACCGCGAACCAGTTTGACAATCTCCCATACCATGGACTCGGGAAAGATTTTTCAGCAAATTGGTGGAAAGATTTAGGTTTTCAACTAATTTCACATG GTTACTTGGTTGAGACTGCTAAAGATACTTATAGGACTGTAAG TGTTAACGCAGAAGGTGCAAACTTTCTGAGATCCTGTAGACCCGATCACCAGCCTCCATTGCTTTTGCCAATAATTAGTGAATCTGGTGGTCATggggacagcgcagctggctcAGGACCTGATGGACTGTCACAG GCAGAGGCAGAACTCTATAAAATGCTTTTAGAAGAGAGAATGAAGCTTGCAAGATCTGCTGGAACTGCCCC ATATGCCATATGTGGTGatttaacattaaaaaagaTAGCAGCAACAAGGCCATCTAATAAAGCAAGGCTGGCAAACATTGATGGTGTCAACCAG CACCTTGTAACAAGGTATGGAGATCATCTTCTTCTAAGTATGCAGAAGTTTTCAAAGCAACTGGACCTCTCTTTGGACGGCGTTGCAGCCATAGAAGTTACTCAAGCTTACATGAGACCAAAACAACCAAAAGACTTGCCCCCTGCAAAGTACGGAGCTTGGAAAATGTGGCAAGAGGATGGTCTCTCGGCTGAAGAAATTGCT AACTTTCCTGGTCGATCGGCTCCTATCAAAGTGCAAACGGCACTTGGATATGTTTTGGATGCAGCACGAGAAGGGTGTTTTGTTGACTGGCCTAGATTGTTTAAAGAAATTGGTTTGACACAAGAAATTGTTGCTCTTATTCAAGCTGCAATTTTGAAAGTTGGCTCGAACGACAAGCTGAAACCTATCAAAGATGTGCTACCAGAGGAG GTTGACTATACTCATATCAAGGCATGGTTAACTATGCACGAACTTGGGATGTCAGCTGAAGCTATTTCATCTTCTACTAAGCATAGTGAACCCAACTCTAATGGAACAGAAGAGTTATCTGATAGACCCAATGTCACAAACCAGGAACCTTGTGGGAAAACCGAAGTCATACTCTTGTCGGAGGATTCTCCAAGGAAGCGTCAGAAGGTTGAGACACCATTACACGTAGACCATCCTCTGGAGGTCACTGAAGTATCCCTATCTGACTGGCTTCAGAACTTTGAAAATGGG GTTGCATTGTCGGACATATTGAAGCACTTTAACGGATCTAAAGAAATGGCTGTGGTTGATTTACTGAATTACATGGAGGGTGAGTTCATAATCTATAAGAAGAACAATCTGTATAAACTCTTGTGA